The sequence ATGATCGGCGACCGCATGGACACCGACGTCCTCGCGGGCCTGGAGGCCGGGATGCGTACGTTCCTGGTGCTCAGCGGGGTCACTCAGCCCGCGGACGTCGACCGCCATCCCTTCCGACCCTCGAAGGTCGTCGACTCCATCGCGGACCTGGTCGACCTGATCTGAACAGGGGCTCTCAAACCCCGGCTCACCCGTTCGGCCCAATCGGGCGCCTCCCGAGGATGCGGAGGCGCCCGGTGCGGGGGAGCCTCCAGATAACTGGAGGTTCACGATGGGCTCACTACGCCTCACTGTCTGTACCGGAATCCTGGCCGTCGCCGCCTTCGCCCCGGCGGCCCACGCGGCCGACGGCGGCGCGGTCTCCGTGACCCCCGGCTCCCCGGCCCCCGGGACCGATGTGGCCCTGCGGGTACGCGGCTGCTCCGGGCCCGAGGGCACCGCCGTCTCGCCCGCGTTCGTCACCGACGCCCGGCTGACCGGCAGCCGCGGCGCCCTGGCCGGCCAGACCCGCGTCCGCTCCTCCCTGACACCCGGCGCCTACGACGTGAAGATCACCTGCGCCGACTACGTCATGATCGGGCGGATCACGGTGGCCGACCCCGGAAACGGCCCTGACCGGGGAACGGCGACCGACCGGGGAACGGGGACGTCCCGGGGAGCATCGGCCGACCCGGGAAGAGGTGCCGGCCAGGGGCCGTCGGCCGTCCCGGGAACCGGGCAGTCCGACGAGCCCATGCGGACGCCCGCCGTGGTCTCCTCTCCCACCGCCCCGGTCCACGCGGGCGGTGGCGGCACCGCCACGCACTTCGCCACCGTGGCCACCAGCGAGTCGGGACCCGACACCGCCGAAGCGGTCACCGGCCTCGGGCTCGCCGGGGTCGCCGCGCTCGCCGTCGGGCTGCGTGCCCACCGGGGCCGTGACGGCCGAAGCACCCGCTGACCGCCCGGTATGACCGACGACCACGGGCATCCCGCCGGCGGCACCGGGCGGCTGGTCTCCGTCCTGGCCTGGGCGGTGCTGCTGCTCGGGCTGTGGCTGTGGGGCCGGGCGGTGACCGGCGTACCGCACGGCACGGACAGCTCCGGCGGCGGTGGCGTGTCCGCCTCCGGCGCCGCCCCGGCCTTCCTGCCGGGCCCCGCCGCACCGCTCGGGGACGCGCTGCCCCAGCGCGTCGACATCCCGCGGCTGGGCGTGCACGCACCGGTCGTGGCCCGCGGCCTGGACACCGAGGGCGCCGTCGATCCGCCGCCCTTCGACCGGCCGGGGGTGGTCGGCTGGTACGGCGCCGGGACCAAGCCGGGCGCCGAGGGCGCGGCCCTCCTCGTCGGGCACGTCGACACCGAGACCCGGCCCGCTGTGTTCTACAAGCTCAGCACGCTGGCGCCGGGCGCGACGGTCCGGGTGGTCCGCTCGGACGGCAAGGTCGCCGAGTTCACCGTCGACGACGTGAGCGTGCTGCCCCGCGACGACTTCGACGCCCGCCAGGCCTACGGCCCCCACCGGGCCGGCCGCGCCGAACTCCGCCTGATCACCTGCGGCGGCACCTTCGACCGCGCCACGCGCAGCTACACCGCCAACGTGGTGGTCTCCGCCTACCTCACCGGCGCCCACTGACCCCGTACGCCCCGTCACGCGACCTCGTGACGAACCGTCCGGATATGTCAGCATGGGCAGGGCACCCGACAGTGCGCCCAGGGGGGAATCGCATGTACGACAACAGGGGGGCCCGGTCGTCCGCGCGGGCGTGTGCGGCGGCGGTGCTGGGGGCGGCACTGCTGCTCGCCGGATGCTCCTCGGGAGGCGGGGACAAGAACGCCGGCCCGGACACCCGGATCACCCAACAGCCCAAGTCCGCCGACCCGTTCTGGGTCAACCCGGACGGCACCGCGGCCCGCCAGCTCGCCGCCTACGCCAAGGCCGGAAAGACCTCGGAAGCAGAACAGATCCGGAAGATCGCCGAGCAGCCGGTGGGGGAGTGGATCGGCCCGGAGAACCCGGAGCAGGAGGCCCGCGGCTTCACCGAGGCCGCCGAGCACTCCGACCGCACGGCCCTGCTCGTCCTCTACGACATCCCGCACCGCGACTGCGGCCAGTACTCACAGGGCGGCGCCGCCGACGGCAACGCCTACCGGGCCTGGATCGACGGCGTGGCCCAGGGCATCCAGGACCGCCCCGCCATCGTGATCCTCGAACCGGACGCCGTCCTGCACCTGGTGGACGGCTGCACGCCCGCACAGTTCCACGAGGAGCGCTACGACCTCCTCAAGGGCGCGATCACCAGGCTCAAGTCCCTGAAGAACACCAAGGTCTACCTGGACGCGGGCAACGCCGGCTGGGGCCACCCCGACCAGATCTTCCAGCCCCTCCAGCAGGCCGGCATCGACCGGGCCGACGGCTTCTCGGTCAACGTCTCCAACTTCTACTCCACCGACGACTCCCTCGCCTACGGCACCCAGCTCTCGGCGAAGGTGGGCGGCAAGCACTTCGTCATCGACACCAGCAGGAACGGCAACGGCCCGGCCACCACCGGCGACCCGGCCAGGCGCTGGTGCAACCCCCCGGGCCGCGCCCTCGGCGAGGCCCCGACGACCAGGACGTCCGACCCCCTGGTCGACGCCTACCTGTGGGTCAAGCGCCCGGGGGAGTCGGACGGGACGTGCCAGGGAGGTCCGAAGGCGGGCCAGTGGTGGGCGAGTTACGCACTCGCCCTGGCCCGCAACAGCAAGTGACTCAAGGGATCCTGACCCACTGTGCGATGGACGGCGTCCCCTGGTCGTCGTCCACGAACAGCATGTACCACCCCGACTGCACCAGATTCCGGTTCGCCGGCACGGTCACCGTGATCCTGTCCCCGGACGTCCTGAAGTCCAGGGCGATGGACCGCTGATCCACGTCCGTCACGTGTGTCGAAGCGCTCGGCCGGATCAACCGCACCTTCCTGATGCCGGCCGCCTGCCTGGAGGTGAACGTCCCCGACGCCCCCCGGGCGATCGTCTGCGGGCCGCCGCTGAGCGAAGGCCGTGAACCCCGGTAGAGATACGGCGGCGTGTAGATCTCGATCCGCTGCTCGAACTTCCCCGGCTTGGTGTTCGCCCGGTCCCCGTACAGCGAGTCGGACCCGAAGAACATCACCCGCCCGTCCGGCAGCAGGATCGACCCGGAGTGGTAGTTGCGGCCCACCAGCGGGTCGGCGACCCGGGTGAAGCTGTTGCTGTCCGGGTGGTACAGCCGCGCCTGGAGGATGTTGGAGTCGCTGCGCCCCCGGTAGTCCTGCGAGCCGCCGCTCACCAGGACCGTGTCGTCCGGCAGGATCGAGGACTGCGGATAGCGGGTCCCCTTCTCCAGCCCGGGGCCGTCCACGAACCGGGGATTCCTCGCCTTCAGATCGATGATCCGGGTCTTCTTGCTGGACAGCTTCGACTCACCGACACCGCCACCCCCGATCACCATGAACTTCTCGTCCTGCGCGGGAGGCAGCAGCACGGTCCCGGAGGTCTCCATCATGTCCGGGTCGCTGAGCCCGGGCACCTTGGTGAAGGCATTGGTGCCGATGTCCCAGATCCCTGGATCCCGGCCGACGTTGTCGGGTCCGTACCCCGCGTTGGACCCCGAGTAGAAGATCTTCCCGTTCTGCGTCAGGAACAGCGCCGGATACGTCGGGAACTGCCGGGTCGTCCTCGTGTACGTCCATTTCTTCGTCGCCGGATCGAAGACCTCGTTCTTGCCCGGCACCAGCTGGCCGATGTCGTCGAGGCCGGAGACGCTGAGGATCCTGCCGTCCGACAGCGTGGTGAGCGTCGGGTACCAGCGGGCCTCGTTCATCGGGTCGACCTTGATGTACCGCTCGGCCACCGGGTCGAACTCGTAGGCGTCCTTGATGCCTTCGAAGTCCTTCTTGTCGAGGGCGAGCTTCTGCGCGATGCCGTAGGTGTTGCGTGCGTCGGCGCCGGTCAGGCCCTTGATGCGGTAGTTGTCCTGGGTGCCGGTCTCGTACTGGCTGCCCTCGCGCTGTGCCTCGACGTAGACGCGGCCGTAACCGGGGTTGTTCCGCAGCCACTTGCCCGCCTTGTCGAAGACCTTGGTGGCGCGCGGGATCAGGACCGGATCCTGGGAGGCGAACGTCCTGCCGTTCTGCCTGCCGGTGAATTCGGTGCCCGCGGGCAGCGTCATCGGCTTGTCCGGGTTCTCGTTGTAGAGGATCATGACGCCGCCGGCCTTCTTGACGTCGCCCTTGAGTTTCTCGTACCGCTTGGTGCCGCCCGCGATCAGCAGATCGCCGTCGGCGAGCTGGGTGTGGCCGGTGCAGAACAGGTCGTTGGGCGTGGGGACCTTCTTGATCGTGCCCTTGAGGGGATCCCAGATCCGGGTGTCGAACTTCTTCGCGTCGAAGTTGTCCTGGTTGTTGCCCGAGCCCGCGACCAGCAGCACCTTGCCGGTGTGCAGGAGCGCCGCGTGGATGGTGTCCTGGCGGTACTCCTTGGGGAACTCGATGATGTCCCAGTGCCCGTTCCCTGCCTTGTACTCAGGTCTGTTGATCTTGTACTGGTGGTATTGCGCGGTGGCGAAGCGGTAGACCCACGGCCCGTTCATCCCGGCCAGCGCGAGCACCACCGCCGTACCGATCGCGAGCCGGCGGACGCGACGGCGGCCGGACTGGTCCTTCATTCCTCACGTCCCCCAAGTCCGCCAAGGGCGATCTGCATGGTCTGCTCGGTGTCCCCGGCGCGCGCCGCCCGTCCGGGGCCCGCCCAGGAGGGGCGCTGCCGCAGCGCCGGGGCCGGCTGCGGCGCGGGCACCGCGGCCCGCGGTCCGGCCGCGTCCGCCGCCCGCTCCGGCCCCCGTTCCTCCTGCCGCAGGGTGTACCGCCAGGCGAGGATCGGCGCGGCGGTGATCAGCAGGGCGAGGCCCGCCCAGGTGATCATCGCCGGCTGGGAGTTGCCCAGCGCGAAACCGGCGCCGAGCGAGCCGCCGAAGACCAGGATGAAGAACCAGTGCACCCGGAAGGTCCCGAACAGCGTGTCGGGGCTGGCCGACTCGCCCTTGGGCGTCACCACGAACGTGCTCCTGCGGCGCAGGACCGCGTCCATCAGCGAGCGGGCGTAGATCGGCGCGGACAGCGCGGACATCACCATGCCCGCGACACCGCCCGAGCCCTCCGGCTCGTGCGGGGAGACATTGTGCCGCCGGTTCCAGATGTACAGCCCGATCTGGAGCGCGGAGGCGTTGCCGTAGAGCATCAGCCACACGGTCGGGTCGATGTTCACGCCCGAGGCGCCGAGCCCCAGGAACAGGGCGCAGCTCAGCGCCGCGAGGATCCAGTTGAGGGCGGACATCGGATAGAAGATGATCATCATCGTGTAGTTGAAGAGCTTGCCCGGCCCCAGCGTGAACAGGCCCTTCCAGTACTGCTTGAGGATCGTCTCGTAGGTGCCCCTGGACCAGCGCAGCTGCTGGGTGAAGAAGTCCGTCCAGGCGGCCGGCCCCTCACCCACCGCGAGCACGTCCGGTGTGTAGACGGACTTCCACTTCCGCCCCGTCGCCGGGTTCCTCGCCCGGTGCATCTCGAAGCCGGTCGCCATGTCCTCGGTGATCGAGTCGTACAGCCCGCCGATCTGCTTCAGCGCCCTGATCCGTACGGCGTTGGAGGTGCCGACGAACATCGGGGCGCCGTAGCGGTTGCCGGCGCGCTGGATCAGGGCGTGGAAGAGGAACTGCTGGGACTCGGCGGCCTTGGTGACGAACGTGTCGTAGTTGCCGTAGACCTGCGGGCCGATGACGAATCCGACGTCCGGGTCACGGAAGTAACCGAGCATCCGCTCCAGGTAGTTGGGCAGCGGGACGTGGTCGGTGTCGACGGAGGCGAAGTAGTCGTAGTCGTCTCCGTGCGCCTGGAGCCAGGCGTTGTAGTTGCCGTGCTTGGTCTTCGCGCGGTGCGGCCCCTTGGGCCGGTTCCACTCGGCTGTGCCCTTGCGGGTGAAGTGGTGCACGCCGAGCCGGGCGCAGACCTCCTTGACGGCCGGGTCGTCGCCCTCGTCCAGCAGCCACACGTGCAGCAGGCCGCGGTGCCGCAGCCGCACCGCCGCTTGGAGGGTCTTCGTCACCATCTCCAGCGGCTCCTTGCCGGGCACGAAGGTGGTGATGAAGGCGACGCGGGTGCCGGTCTCGGGCACGACCGGGACCGGGTCGCGGGCGACGAGCGTGGCGTGCGCGTTGGACAGCACGTTCAGACAGCGGAAGAACTCGATCAGGCCGATCGAGACGAGCATGACGGTGTCGAGGGCCGGCAGGAAGTCGTGGGCGGGATAGTCGCGTTGGGTCCAGTGCTCGGGCTGGAGCAGCCAGAACAGCAGCACCAGCGAGAGGACCGGGGCCGCGCCCAGCATGAGCGCGGCGCGCAGGCGGTGCGGCTCCTGCGAGAGCAGCGACCGGTACTGCACCGTGTACGGCCGGGCCGGGTCGGGCTGGGTGAGAGGGCCTGCGAGCCGGCTGTAGTGCTCGTAGTCGTATCTCGGCAGGCTCTTCCTCATCCGGTGGAACTGGCCCGTCCGGTGCGTGACCGCCCTGAGCCTCGTGGTCTGTGACGGGTCGTCGTGAGCGTGGCTCCGCCCGGCGCCCGTCGGCGTCGACGTCATGAGTCATTCCCCCCACACGCAGGTCACCGCGTGTTGTGTCGGTCCTTCCCGCCCGGCCGGCTCCCCTCGGCCCGCGCGCGCGGAATCCGTGGCGGCGCACGGTCCCGACGTCTTCCCCACCGCACAGACACAGGACCGTGACTCTCCGGTTGCAGATATGCCCCCCTCGGCACCGATTTATGAACGGGGCCCCCTCCCCGCCGCCGTGCCGCAACCGGTCTCTTCCCCCCAACTGCCGCCAATCGGCGGCAGCTTGGGCATCCAGGGTTCTACGGTGCTCTCCATGATCGCAAGACGCGAAACACGGTGTTTACCGGTCAAACCCGTTCATTGTGGCGCGTGTGGGGCTCGGGTGGGCGGTGTGCGCCGGTGGTCTCGGCGGGCCGAAGTGCGCCGGTGGTGGAGAGGCGGACGCGGATGTTGCCGAAGTGATCCCTTATGGCCCGCTCCGCCCGCGGCGAGTCCCCGGACCGGACCGCGTCCAGGATCTCCCGGTGCTGGCGGCAGGTGACCCGGGGATCCTGCGGCACGTCCACCAGATCCCGCTGCACCCGGTGGAAGGCGTCCCAGAACGCCTCCAGCACCTCGCTCAGCAGGACGTTGTCCAGCCCCCGGTAGAGGGTGGCGTGAAAGGCGCGGTCGGTCTCGGCGAGGCCAGCCCCCTCGGCGGCCTCCCGTTCCATGCGGTCCACGAGCCCGCTCAGTTCCACGAGGTCCGCCTCCGGCAGCCGCCCGGCCAGCCGTGACACCAGCCCCGTCTCCACGGCCTCGCGCAGCTCCAGCAGCTGGAGCAGGGAGTCCTCGCCCCGGTAGTGCCCGGCGACGGTGCGGAAGGCGAGGCCCTCGATCATCGGGGCGAACGACATCGAGCCGACGTACGTCCCGAACCCGTGCCGGATCTCCACGATCCCCATCGCCTGGAGCGCCTTCAGTGCCTCGCGCACCGAGTTCCGGCTCGCCCCGAGGTACTCCATCAGCTCCGGCTCGGTCGGCAGCGGGGCGCCCGAGGGCAGCCGCCGGTCGACGATCAGCTTCTTGATCCGCTCCTGGAGGTCCCGGGCTGCCATGGCGAGAGGGTATCCGGCCAATCGGGGCATGCGGAAAGCCCCCTGCTTCCGCGAGCGGCCTCTCGGTCGAGGGGTGTGGGTGGCGGAGCCCCCACCGCGCGCGGCGGAGCCGCGCAAAAACAGAGATGGCGATCCAGGTCCGCGCTTCCTGCGGACGTGGATCGCCATCGTCATCGTGCGCCGCCAGGGACTCGAACCCCGGACCCGCTGATTAAGAGTCAGCTGCTCTAACCAACTGAGCTAGCGGCGCCTGCTGACAGGGATAACTCTACCTGACCTTGAGGGGTGCCTCCGACCACCCCCGGGTGACCGGCCGGGGGTGCTCGGACGGCGGCGTACTTCTTTCGGACCGTCAAAGTGGTAGTCCGCTGGACAGTTGGGGAACTGACCAACGTGCACACTCGTGGACAAATCACCCCTGAATGTGAGGCAGGTCTCATGACAGCCCCGGTGTTCGAGGAATTCGCCCCCGCGAGCGACTGCGGCTGCCCCGGCTGCGCCCGTGCGCGCCACGGCAGCCGCAGGAGTCCCCGCCGGCTGTCCGGCGGCGCGGTCGTCGCCCCGGCGGCCTGCGGGCTCGTGGTCGTGGCCGCCGCGTCGGCCGTCCTCGGCGCGGCCGCCCCGGCCGCCGCCCTCACCACCGGCCGGCCCGCCGTCCATCGCCCCCCTGTCCCCGGGGGCGGCGATTCCGACACCCCCCAGGGCGGCAGGTCCCCGCTGCACGGCCGGACGGGCAAGCCGGCCGATCCCTCCAAGATCCCCACCACCACCCGGTCCAAGATCATCACCCGGGCCAAGACCTGGGTGACCGCGCAGGTGCCGTACAGCATGAGCGCGTACTGGTCCGACGGTTACCGGCAGGACTGCTCGGGCTATGTCTCCATGGCCTGGGGTCTGCCCGGCAACGAGTGGACGGGCAGCCTCGGCGACTACGGCGTGAAGATCACCAAGGAGGAGCTGGAGCCCGGCGACATCCTGCTCTACCACAACCCCGACAACCCGGAGAAGGGCTCCCATGTGGTGATCTTCGGCGGCTGGACCGACTACACGCACGCCACCTACACGGTCTACGAGCAGACGCCCCCGCACGCCCGCAGCCAGCCCACCCCGTACCCCTACTGGAGCAACGCCGACAAGTACGTCCCCTACCGCTACAAGGGTGTGATCCCGGAGGCCTCGGACGCCCAGCCGGCCGGCGGCAAGGCGCAGACCGCCTACCCCGGCGTCGCCGCCTTCGGTCCCGGCGCCGACAACCCGTACGTCGCCCTGCTCGGCCGGATGCTGGCGGCCCGGGGCGGCCGCGCGTACTACCCCCTGGGTCCCGGCCGGGCCTGGACCGAGGCGGACCGGCGGGCCACCCGGGCCTTCCAGCTCGCCCAGGGCTGGAACGGCGCCGAGACCGACGGGCTGCCCGGCCCGCGCACCTGGCACCTGCTCGTCACGGGCCGGGGCAGGGACATCGCGCCGGCCGCGGCCGCTCCGCTCCGGGTCGCCCCGCACGGGGCGCCCGGCTTTCCCGGCCGGGCCGCATTCCTGCCGGGCGCGGAGAACGACCACGTCACCCGGCTGGGCCGCCGCCTGGTGCAGAAGGGGTTCGGCGGTTTCTACGCCAAGGGTCCCGGTCCGCGCTGGGGCGAAGCGGACCGGCGCGCCGTGGCGGCCTTCCAGCGGGCCCAGGGCTGGCGGGGCGGCGCGGCGGACGGCTATCCGGGACCGGAGACCTGGCGCCGGCTGTTCGCGGACGCGGGCCCAGGCCGCGTGACCAGCCTATGACCCCCTGCCCGCTTTCTGCCCCTGTCCTCTTCCGTCCCCCCGTCTGTCCCCCTTCTGTCCCCTGCTCGTCCCCTGTTCATGACGCATCTGGCGCGGAGGCTGGAGGCACGTATGAGTACGACCACGTCACACACGCCGCCCGTATCCGACGGGCGGTCCGGCACCGCCGTGGGCCCGCCCGCCCGGCCGGCCCGGCTGATCCACAACGAGGCGACCACCGAGATCCCCGTCCATCTGCTCTTCCGTGACGACACCGCCTCGGTGAAAGTGCCGCTCAAGCCCGCCGTGGTGGGCCGCCGGCGGGACGCCGGCGAACTGCCGCGCCCCGAGCACCCGGCGCCGCCGCGCGAGCTGCCCCTGCCCGAGGTCGACCCGGAGCTGGCCGAGCGCCCGGCGCGGGCGCTGCCGGGGCTGGCCGGGGTGCTCGCCGGGGTGTGCGGGCTCACCGGGTCGGTGGCCACCTCGTGGTGGGCGGGGCTGCTCCCGCCGCTCGCCGCACAGGCGCTCCGGTTGCCCGCCGGTGCCGGCGCGGGTCTCGGTCCGGCGCAGTGGGCGGCGTACGCCGGGGCCGGGTTGCTCGGGGTGTGCGGCTTCGGCGGGCTGGCCCGGGGGCGGACCGGTCGTGCCTGGGTGCTCGGACTGTCCGGCCGCTACCGGGGGACCGTCCGGCGCACCGGGCTGCTCTGGGTGAACCCGCTGGTGCCGCGCCGCCGGGTGGACGTCCGGCTGCGGCACTGGCGCAGCGAGGCGATGCCGGCGGCGGACCCCGACGGGATGCCGCTCAGGGTCGTCGTGCTGGTGGTGTGGCGGATGCGGGACACCGCGCGGGCGCTGCTCGGCATCGAGGACCACGAGGCGTACCTGCGCGAGTGCGTGGAGTCGGCGCTGGCCCGGGTGCCGGTGGAGCAGGCGGGCGGGAGCCGGGGCGGGACGACGGCGGCCGGGGACGCGCTGACCCGGCTGGTGGCGGCGGAGACCGCGCCGGTCGGCCTGGAGGTGTTCGCGGTGCGGCCGCTGCGGGTGGAGTACGCCCCCGAGGTCGCCCCCACGATGCAGCGGCGCCGGATCACCGAGCTGGACGCCCGGCGGCGGGCCGGCATGCTCGGCTCGGTGGTGGACTCGGTGGAGGACACGGTGACCCGGCTGACCGTGCGCGGCCTGGTCGAACTCGACGACTACGAGCGGAAGGTGCTGGTGCGGGACCTGACGGTGGCGTTCTGCTCGGGGCGCGGCGAGCTGTAGCGGCGAGGGCCTGAGAGGGGGATGGACCCCCTCTTTTGTATGGACACAGTCAACTGACGGCAATAATCTGGGACTTGGTCTAGACCTACCTGCACGGCTCACCGGACTCCCCACGTTCTCGAGGAGCGGCAGCATGCGCATCAGGACCAAGTCGTCCGCGGTCGTGCTCGGGGTGGTGACCGCC comes from Streptomyces sp. FXJ1.172 and encodes:
- a CDS encoding glycoside hydrolase family 6 protein; this translates as MYDNRGARSSARACAAAVLGAALLLAGCSSGGGDKNAGPDTRITQQPKSADPFWVNPDGTAARQLAAYAKAGKTSEAEQIRKIAEQPVGEWIGPENPEQEARGFTEAAEHSDRTALLVLYDIPHRDCGQYSQGGAADGNAYRAWIDGVAQGIQDRPAIVILEPDAVLHLVDGCTPAQFHEERYDLLKGAITRLKSLKNTKVYLDAGNAGWGHPDQIFQPLQQAGIDRADGFSVNVSNFYSTDDSLAYGTQLSAKVGGKHFVIDTSRNGNGPATTGDPARRWCNPPGRALGEAPTTRTSDPLVDAYLWVKRPGESDGTCQGGPKAGQWWASYALALARNSK
- a CDS encoding FadR/GntR family transcriptional regulator, which produces MAARDLQERIKKLIVDRRLPSGAPLPTEPELMEYLGASRNSVREALKALQAMGIVEIRHGFGTYVGSMSFAPMIEGLAFRTVAGHYRGEDSLLQLLELREAVETGLVSRLAGRLPEADLVELSGLVDRMEREAAEGAGLAETDRAFHATLYRGLDNVLLSEVLEAFWDAFHRVQRDLVDVPQDPRVTCRQHREILDAVRSGDSPRAERAIRDHFGNIRVRLSTTGALRPAETTGAHRPPEPHTRHNERV
- a CDS encoding glycosyltransferase family 2 protein, with the translated sequence MTSTPTGAGRSHAHDDPSQTTRLRAVTHRTGQFHRMRKSLPRYDYEHYSRLAGPLTQPDPARPYTVQYRSLLSQEPHRLRAALMLGAAPVLSLVLLFWLLQPEHWTQRDYPAHDFLPALDTVMLVSIGLIEFFRCLNVLSNAHATLVARDPVPVVPETGTRVAFITTFVPGKEPLEMVTKTLQAAVRLRHRGLLHVWLLDEGDDPAVKEVCARLGVHHFTRKGTAEWNRPKGPHRAKTKHGNYNAWLQAHGDDYDYFASVDTDHVPLPNYLERMLGYFRDPDVGFVIGPQVYGNYDTFVTKAAESQQFLFHALIQRAGNRYGAPMFVGTSNAVRIRALKQIGGLYDSITEDMATGFEMHRARNPATGRKWKSVYTPDVLAVGEGPAAWTDFFTQQLRWSRGTYETILKQYWKGLFTLGPGKLFNYTMMIIFYPMSALNWILAALSCALFLGLGASGVNIDPTVWLMLYGNASALQIGLYIWNRRHNVSPHEPEGSGGVAGMVMSALSAPIYARSLMDAVLRRRSTFVVTPKGESASPDTLFGTFRVHWFFILVFGGSLGAGFALGNSQPAMITWAGLALLITAAPILAWRYTLRQEERGPERAADAAGPRAAVPAPQPAPALRQRPSWAGPGRAARAGDTEQTMQIALGGLGGREE
- a CDS encoding SPFH domain-containing protein, encoding MSTTTSHTPPVSDGRSGTAVGPPARPARLIHNEATTEIPVHLLFRDDTASVKVPLKPAVVGRRRDAGELPRPEHPAPPRELPLPEVDPELAERPARALPGLAGVLAGVCGLTGSVATSWWAGLLPPLAAQALRLPAGAGAGLGPAQWAAYAGAGLLGVCGFGGLARGRTGRAWVLGLSGRYRGTVRRTGLLWVNPLVPRRRVDVRLRHWRSEAMPAADPDGMPLRVVVLVVWRMRDTARALLGIEDHEAYLRECVESALARVPVEQAGGSRGGTTAAGDALTRLVAAETAPVGLEVFAVRPLRVEYAPEVAPTMQRRRITELDARRRAGMLGSVVDSVEDTVTRLTVRGLVELDDYERKVLVRDLTVAFCSGRGEL
- a CDS encoding class F sortase, with protein sequence MTDDHGHPAGGTGRLVSVLAWAVLLLGLWLWGRAVTGVPHGTDSSGGGGVSASGAAPAFLPGPAAPLGDALPQRVDIPRLGVHAPVVARGLDTEGAVDPPPFDRPGVVGWYGAGTKPGAEGAALLVGHVDTETRPAVFYKLSTLAPGATVRVVRSDGKVAEFTVDDVSVLPRDDFDARQAYGPHRAGRAELRLITCGGTFDRATRSYTANVVVSAYLTGAH
- a CDS encoding peptidoglycan-binding protein; translation: MTAPVFEEFAPASDCGCPGCARARHGSRRSPRRLSGGAVVAPAACGLVVVAAASAVLGAAAPAAALTTGRPAVHRPPVPGGGDSDTPQGGRSPLHGRTGKPADPSKIPTTTRSKIITRAKTWVTAQVPYSMSAYWSDGYRQDCSGYVSMAWGLPGNEWTGSLGDYGVKITKEELEPGDILLYHNPDNPEKGSHVVIFGGWTDYTHATYTVYEQTPPHARSQPTPYPYWSNADKYVPYRYKGVIPEASDAQPAGGKAQTAYPGVAAFGPGADNPYVALLGRMLAARGGRAYYPLGPGRAWTEADRRATRAFQLAQGWNGAETDGLPGPRTWHLLVTGRGRDIAPAAAAPLRVAPHGAPGFPGRAAFLPGAENDHVTRLGRRLVQKGFGGFYAKGPGPRWGEADRRAVAAFQRAQGWRGGAADGYPGPETWRRLFADAGPGRVTSL
- a CDS encoding kelch motif-containing protein; the protein is MKDQSGRRRVRRLAIGTAVVLALAGMNGPWVYRFATAQYHQYKINRPEYKAGNGHWDIIEFPKEYRQDTIHAALLHTGKVLLVAGSGNNQDNFDAKKFDTRIWDPLKGTIKKVPTPNDLFCTGHTQLADGDLLIAGGTKRYEKLKGDVKKAGGVMILYNENPDKPMTLPAGTEFTGRQNGRTFASQDPVLIPRATKVFDKAGKWLRNNPGYGRVYVEAQREGSQYETGTQDNYRIKGLTGADARNTYGIAQKLALDKKDFEGIKDAYEFDPVAERYIKVDPMNEARWYPTLTTLSDGRILSVSGLDDIGQLVPGKNEVFDPATKKWTYTRTTRQFPTYPALFLTQNGKIFYSGSNAGYGPDNVGRDPGIWDIGTNAFTKVPGLSDPDMMETSGTVLLPPAQDEKFMVIGGGGVGESKLSSKKTRIIDLKARNPRFVDGPGLEKGTRYPQSSILPDDTVLVSGGSQDYRGRSDSNILQARLYHPDSNSFTRVADPLVGRNYHSGSILLPDGRVMFFGSDSLYGDRANTKPGKFEQRIEIYTPPYLYRGSRPSLSGGPQTIARGASGTFTSRQAAGIRKVRLIRPSASTHVTDVDQRSIALDFRTSGDRITVTVPANRNLVQSGWYMLFVDDDQGTPSIAQWVRIP